The proteins below are encoded in one region of Polypterus senegalus isolate Bchr_013 chromosome 2, ASM1683550v1, whole genome shotgun sequence:
- the LOC120524645 gene encoding zona pellucida sperm-binding protein 4-like, with product MARLDCWCLFWMAVCWTGVQFVYAASGDVTKKCDGDKAMTLSFAGSPTLFLQKASGGLVKVTNHLPGVVLRVIAGRTTLTVPFSSPYGYVSDKGSQYGVTIAAGSQSNLKAFTCPKPARRSVSVAERCAVPAGEKLPCGGSSSITRADCEANNCCYDSSSSTSPCYYANDVTVQCTLDGQFVVVVSEKVTLPPLDLGTIQLVDSSSPSCGPVTSLSSFAMYQFPVSACGSTVQLAGGNVTYQNTMSAAITVRNGPEGSITRDSVYKLFFQCTYSGSQDVQVEAEVYTVAPPLPVVEQGPFDLELVIAKEDLHERLVPEVERGQVGDHLPIYREDIRCDVDENMWPNAEDRAD from the exons ATGGCGCGTTTGGATTGTTGGTGTCTTTTTTGGATGGCCGTTTGCTGGACGGGTGTGCAGTTTGTTTATGCAGCGTCCGGAGACGTGACTAAGAAATGCGACGGTGACAAGGCGATGACGCTGTCATTTGCAGGCTCTCCGACCCTTTTTCTCCAGA AGGCGAGTGGTGGACTGGTAAAGGTGACAAACCATCTTCCAGGAGTCGTTCTCCGTGTAATAGCTGGTCGCACAACACTAACCGTTCCATTTTCTTCCCCGTACGGTTATGTGTCTGATAAA GGCTCTCAGTACGGCGTGACAATTGCTGCTGGATCTCAATCAAATCTGAAAGCCTTCACGTGCCCTAAACCAG CTCGCCGATCTGTGAGTGTTGCTGAGAGATGTGCAGTTCCAGCCGGTGAGAAGCTCCCGTGTGGAGGGTCTTCATCCATCACTCGAGCTGACTGTGAAGCCAACAACTGTTGCTACGATTCGAGCAGCAGCACCAGTCCATGCTACTATGCCAATGATG tgactgtgcagtgcaccctggatggccagtttgtggtggtggtgtctgAGAAGGTGACCCTTCCTCCCCTGGATCTTGGGACCATCCAGTTGGTGGACAGTAGTTCTCCCAGCTGCGGCCCTGTGACCAGCCTGTCCAGCTTTGCCATGTACCAGTTTCCAGTCAGTGCCTGTGGCAGCACAGTTCAG CTGGCTGGAGGCAATGTGACCTACCAGAACACCATGTCTGCTGCCATCACTGTAAGGAATGGTCCAGAGGGCTCCATCACCAGGGACAGTGTCTACAA gttattcttccagtgcacctactcaggaagccaggatgtgcaaGTGGAGGCTGAGGTGTATACTGTGGCGCCACCTCTTCCCGTAGTAGAGCAAGGGCCATTTGACCTGGAATTGGTCATTGCAAAAG AAGACCTGCACGAAAGACTGGTGCCAGAGGTAGAAAGGGGACAGGTGGGAGACCACTTGCCAATATACAG AGAAGATATCAGGTGTGATGTGGATGAGAACATGTGGCCAAATGCAGAAGACCGGGCAGATTAG